The genome window TCTAATGGCTTTCTACTTCTTTCTGATTGCACTTTTCCAGAAGTGATTCTGGAAACTAAGCCATCACACTCTGGCAGGAATTCTTGCGACTCAGAAATACAGTTGGATACAGTGGATGAACTTCAGAGTGATAAATCATCCTTTAAGGTAAGCTTTGGTGGGGTTTGTCTTCTTACGGATTTTTATCTCTTGAAATTGTTCTTCAATTTTACAACTTCAAAATTAGGCTGTGGTTTTTGAAGGAAGTTTTTACCATATATGTTGCCTACTAGCATAGATTGCTGAATGGAATTGTGAACAAGGTTTTATCCTTTTACTTCTTGCCGAACCGTATGGATCAAATTGGCATGTATGCTTAATGGAACGGgcaaaaagattttaatttttctcttccCTTTAGGTTGTAAATCCATTTCAACTCTTTCTCCGTGATCTGAAAGATTGGACTGGTTCTGCAGCAGAATACTAGCTAGTAGCATCAGCAGCCATCTGTTACCTCATCTTGATATGATtgtttctcaaaatcaaattgtaTTGTAAGTGAAAatggtgttttttcttttaatcttttaGGAGTGCAATCTTGGAGATGAGACTGGAAATTTTGGATTGTGCACTGAAAGCAATACTTATTCTTCCAGGTTCCAGCTTGAACAGGATGTAAGCttcctttccctttttgttGATGCGCCATTATGAAACTGTGCAATTGTGCTTTACTGTGTAATTTGCATGTGAATGGGGTAGTGCAGTAGGCTTCTATAAGCAAGACACCCTATATTGATTTTGCAGTGGCATTCATGTTTGGGCCTTTAATAGTAAAGTGGTTGTGCTTTTTGCAGTGAGTTTACTATCATAAACTCATTGTACTTTTCTtatcaattttgtgtttttattacCTTCCCCCCTaccaaaccccaaaaaaaaaaaaaaaaaaaatagtaaagtgaTTGTGGTAGGATCATATTGGTGATAGACATGGTAGGGGTTTCAAGATTATTATAATATAGTGTAGAATATATTTGTCTTTGTCTTTAATAATGCAGATTTACATTTTTATAACCTAGCTTATGAAGGCACTATGTAACAAAGGAAGTATTATGTTGGAACCATTTATATTAGATATCTTTCACATAATAACTTATCCAGACACCTTTAACAGTAGTTTTGATGCCTTCCTGTGTATTATAGTTATCTCTtataaataaagatttttttacttataaaaaaagttgtaataTTTTACCAGCATTGCTGCTAGCAGTCATCTTTATGTTCAGATCTCTTTGATAGTCTCGCAGACCTTAATAGCTTTACCTTAGTAGCTTACCCTATCCTAATGTATGGACCTTTTGGATAGGTAAACAGATTGCAACAGCAGTTGCAAGAAGAGATGGAATTGCATGCTGTTCTGGAAAAGGCTATTGAGAAAAATGCTATGAAATTGTCAAGTCAATCACATCTCCCTCACCAGGTTtgtttatctatatatatgtgtgtgtgtgtgtgtgtgtgtgtgtgtttatattttgcATTTTGTAATATGCGTATGCAATTTGCATCAGCGATTTCGGTGAAACCAtcctaaaattcaagtttttgaagAATTCACCTTGTCTAAGCAAATTTTGAGTGCCAGCTGCTTCAGATGCATGTTACATTTACCTTGTATACGTCTGctattgttgtttattgtgtttaatttatgtttttatcaGAAGAAAAAGGGGATGTAGGTGCGTGGAATAACTTGTCATCATGGTTTAAATTCCCAGACTCCCCCTTCTTTAATGAAGATACAGTTGTTGAAGCCTTTTGGTCTTGTCATTAATATTGCTTGTCTTATCTTTTTACTGATAAACTTGGGCATGCTCAGTGTAAGTCTCTGTTATATCTTTAGTTAAACTCTGTTGTTGCTCAAACTCTAGGCCAGTTTGATTGTTGCgcaaattattatcaattttttttataataattggtCCACTCCATAGAATGCCTTTTGTAGCAGAACAGAGTCCTGGGGACTGCAGAAATTTCTAAGAGgcgtttgtaaaaaaaataaacaattaacaGCTTGATAAAACTTTGGAGGAATTTACCTATACCATACATTTTCACTTTTTACATTCCAATGGACATCATAAACTGAGAATCAGATTTAAGTGCATCATTCTGTCCCTCGTTTCTTTCAAGTTGTACCAGGCTGAAACATTGAATCATGGGTTACGTGATTAACTAATCTTGCATGTATTGTTGCGCTAGCTTATAAGCTTGCCTTTtgctttttaacttttatgtacagttttttaaaacgttactttttcttactttttcaaagtacACGTATACTTTAgtatacttttaacaaaaaaaattcaacaaaaagctaaataagttgttcccaaacgGATAGACGTGTGTTTGGGTCTAGATTATAAGCTagctttttgctttttagattGATGTACGgctttttaaaacttcactttttcttactttttcgatgtacaagtatattttagcatactttcaacaaaaagctaaataagctATTCTCAAACAGACATACATACATCATTCTCTAATGGCTCAATTACCAGTTTTTCATTCTTGTACTTTAGTAGGGATTTAATATTGTGATGTccttttttcatattaatacaGGCTCAAGAGCTCCTGTCTAATATTGCATTATTGGAGGTCACAGTTTCAAAACTCGAACAAGACATGGTGTCTTTGCATTTCCAACTTAGCCAAGAAAGAAATGAACGGAGGCTTGCAGAATATCGATTGAGGCATTCATCTTTTCCATCAATACCCCGTTGCTCCTCTGATATTCTTAATAAATTGGTATGCTCTTTGCTTTTATTCCCAACTAAATAGTAATTCCTTCATGcatgtatcaattttttttttttttaaataaagatttAGACGACTTCAACCTTAGcctttttttaagaataaaaaattcctaTTTGTTTCCTCCTACAAGATTTAGACAGTGGGTGGCATCTTGTCTAGCTGGTAAAGCCTGGTACCAATTTCCAGGATTAAATCTTGCTCACAACAGGCATAGGTGTTTAAGGAAGGGGGAAGGCTGCCCTCCTATTCTATAGCCCAGTGATAcaaccaaaaagaaatataaattgtcAGATAATATCCATGCACTGGCATGAAGAAACTGGGCCTTGGCCTAATTCTAAAAGCTACGCATGTTTTAATTTGGAAACAGATTCTagaattaaatatattattcacTTTCAGCCTCTCAGTTTTGTCTACACAAATATTggatgattatttatttaaaatagatgaaaattGTCAAAGCCATTAGAATCAAGAAATAATCTCAAAGGTCAAATCATTTTGCAGTTGAAAAGGGCTAGGAAGAAGCCTAAACTTGTTGAAGCTGTGAAGAAGGATTTGATAAATCTAGAAGTGAGAAGAGTTTGGCCTTAGCTAGGGTAAAGTGGATTAGAAAGATAGTTGTAGCTGACCTCAATAATTTGGAAAAGGATTTATGTAGCCATCCTTAACTAGCTGTGTGAATAAGGATTTGATAACTCACATGGTTGTCTCCTATATGTCAAATTGAACACATATGGTCATCCTGTATGTGTTCAATTTTGTGCAATGTAATCAACTCATTCTTTCATTACCCAGATTTCACCATCTTTGAGGTGTTCAAAGCATTCCATTTCTATAGTGGGTGATGCCCGCGAAGATAACTCCAGCCAGGAGCTGCAAGATCAACCATTGGAATCTACTGACAAATATGAAGAGTCAATGATAGAGGTACCTGTCTAGAGTTCCTCTTACAGATAGCATTAACTTCTTTATAACTTGATGCCTTTGGTGAAATCCATGAGAATTATGTTTGTCCCAAACGCATATGTATTACATATTCCTTGTCGGAACTTGgtccttgtaattttttcaataaaaatatggaAATATTGATTACAACTTTCAATTTGATAATCAATGATAGTAGGAACTTAACATGTGATACTTTGCATCAGAATGGAGTAGATGCTGTTGTACTTTACCACAACAAGAAAATGTCTATGAAAATAGATTCCAAATCTGTTCAAGCTGTAGAGTTCAGGAAGCTTCCTAAAGGGATGCCAACAAAGGGCCTTTGGGATCATCCTAATCAATTATCGGAAGAGATGATGAaatgtatgaaaaatatattcattTCTTTGGCGGATTCTGCTATACCATCCAAATCATCTGTGTCAGAGAGCCACTGCTCACCTCTATCACCACGTGGGCATCTTTCCAATTTATCTTGGTGGTCATCATCTGAGAGGTCAATGATTTCATCATGGGTGCAGAGCCCGCAAGTTGATGTAAAGAGTAACTCTGAAGTGTTGGCTTCAGAGAATGCATGTGATCCCTATAGGGTGCGTGGAAAACTAAGTTGGGCAGACGTTGGAAACTATGGATTAGCAACTGAAGTTTCTTGGATGTCAGTTGGGAAGAAGCAGTTAGAATATGCTGCAGGGGCACTGAGAAGGTTCAGGTAAAATTTCATTCAATCCTtgtgttttggatttttcttttagtCTCTTGGGTAGGGTAGACTATTCTTATATGAAGATTCAAAATACCAAGAAATTgctattataaaaatttagagaaaCATTAAAAGCACTAATTTAGAATATGTATTGGAATTTGTGTTCACTATGTGGCTGTTTTACTTTTTGATCTACTTCTGATCTTATTTTCATGTACCTTCTTGTCATCTTTATGTTTGCATTGACTTCCGCATTGTTGGTATACCCACCACTTACATGCCTTCTTCCCCTTCACACATTCCAATTATGTGTTTCATCAGTTCAATCTTCTTTTCATGGTGAGAGAATGTGTATTAATATAGAAGGCATACCCAATGTGCTGCTGAAGCTGTTACCATCGAAAGTGGATCTTTACTTTAAAATGCCCCTGGTCCTGCATTTAATTCTTTGTGTCTTCTGATGTTGTGCAGGTTGaataaatgtaattaatttGAATACTTAGATAAGCTTGAAGTCTTGCTTTTGAAtgcttgaatttttctttcgACCTAGAGTTGATCACTGCtgttttgtttaattgttttgagAACAGAACGCTTGTTGAGCAACTGGCCAAAGTGAACACCATCCATTTGAGCTGCGATGAGAAGCTTGCTTTCTGGATCAACTTATATAATGCTCTGATCATGCATGTGGGTTGCATTATTCTATTACATTTACAtgtgaattataaaaaatgatacACAAGGCACTGTAAagctattttaataaaatgtgaAGTTTCATATACAAAGTTAAAATGCTGCTCTAAAAGCAATCTTTGGACAGGCTTATTTGGCATATGGAGTCCCAAGGAGTGATTTGAAGCTCTTCTCTTTGATGCAAAAGGTGTGAGTCTGACTTAAATACTCTCTTTTTCTGTTTCTCTACATGCTTAAACTTTACTTCCCCTGATATTATCAATTGATTTCATTAAAATGACAATCATTGGCTTGCTGAGAGTCTGAGACCTAGCATTAACATGTCAGGTGCTTAGTGTTTCCAGCAGAGACATCAAGGGTTCAAATCTCCCCTTCCCCAtctatgtaattaaaaaaaaaaaaaaaaaaatggataagcAAGAGTAAGATAGCGTATTGGTAAATATAGCTTTATTAAATCAAAAATTAGAAATGAGGTGACAATATTAGTATTAAATGACCCATAGATACATTGATCTCAGGATTTGTTTCTTTACACTACCTTCGATTGATCTTTCCATAAGAATTGAGAGTTTGAAAATATTCCCAGTGTTTATGGTATAAGAGTGGGATCAATAAAGTATGGAGGTGCATCCAGAATGTTTTGTGATGGTCAGTTATTGATAAAGCTAAAGAAAACTTCATACTCAGCAAGGATGAAAGTGAATATCGATGTTCAGGTCaataaatctaaatttttaattgaattagtACAGTTTTTCCCATTTCATTTTGACAAGTGCTTGACATTCTTGTTGATGCTATAGCTATCCTGCTTATCATACCTTAGGTTCTGTATGATAATTTCCATATGCTGATTTAACATTTGCATATTGTATAAGAGTGCACTTGAGTTGTTATGCTATATTAATAAGTACACTTAGTTGCTGAATATCTGTAACTTTTGTGTGACATTGGATAATACTTAATgtaattttgagaaaatgaggGTAGCCATGTGCCTAGCTGAAGGCGATAGGTGCATGATTGTTTGCTCTAGTAAGCCAGTCAACTGACTTGGGCCTTCATAGcaataattcaaaattatttgctTTCTCCTAGACGTGGTGCTTGGTACGTTATTGGTTTGAGGATTGAACTAACCAGTGCAGCATTGTGCTGTTGGTTCCCCCATGAGTTTAAGCTTATACATTCTgattattcataattttcatcTGCAGGATATGGAAATCAAGGTGTTGTCCATTATTAAATACAAATACACCGCTTTTAATCTTGGTCATGAGGAGAACACGCCAGCAGGTTCAGTACACAGGGAAGGTTGGAGATGCCAGATATCCGTAAGTTATTTGAACTTATATTAAGTGTTCAATTTCAATGTGTTACTGGCTATACCTTCAACATAGCTGATATATTGGTTGAATGATATATGCTTGAGTTATTGTGCCAAACAATCTCCTTTTGATATTTATGCCTGGTTAGACTGAAATAGGCTGCTGGGAAGTTAATGGTATCATCAACATTCTTTCTAAATATATCCTGGTCCATTTCATTTGGCATTAAACATTCTTCTCCCTTTAAAGCAAAGTTAATATTTTAGTGGTGGCTTTGGTGCACAAGGTTTGCGTGTGCAATGTGTAGTGCTTGATGTAAATAGCTAGTCATGTCTCAAGATAAAAActgacaatttaaaaaaaaaatcagattaaTGCTTGATATAAACAGCTAGTTATGAGTCAAGGTAAAAATTTCTGAATATGAATCTGTTTTCATGCAGAGGGACTCATATGTCAAAGGTACTCTGGATTTGGAAGTAGCATTATTTAGGTTCGGTTAGCTTCTCTGTCGTGGGTTTTGAAAGAGCAGGAGCTTTTGGTTAAAGACTTTGGCTTCGTTGATAATTAATGTGTGTAAAGGCGAAATGTTTCAGAAGTGTTCCAAGCTACGGGAAATTTGTATTTGTCACATGAGTAGTGTCATGGTTATGCTGTCAGCAGCAATGCAAGTGGTGAAACTCTAGTTGTTGCACCATTCTGTTAATGAATGCATTGGTGTATGGAACTAAGCTTTCAAATACACTTCATATTTACCCTGGAAAATTACTAACCCAGTTATGTGATGATCActaattctttaatttatttaccaATTTTTATGCGAATCTGTGTGAGCTTTATTTACAGCATGGAAGATGATTGTTGGCTTTATATTTGCTTCCTGACTCCTGTGCTTCACATGCTACTTGAAGAGATAGTGATCAAGGGTAAAttggaagatatatatatatatatatatgtatatatatatatatatatatattgctcgAGTTGTTAGACCATTACTATATAAGTCCAATTTCAACATCAAACGTGGGTTTCCTGAAATTatgaaagaaggaaaaactAATAATTTGGTTTTGATGGTGAATGAGATAGTATGTATCCTTTCATTCCTTTGCACATGGACATTCTTATGGGTTATGTGTGGAGAGTATTGCAGGACATAATCATCCGAACTCATCTATAGAGTGAAAGATTATTTTCTTATACGTAggcagataaaaaaaaataaaaagtttggCCAGGTCATTTCAATTACGCAAACTTAGAAATgctcactttatttttattatgcaaataccaaaacacaaaaaattcttTAATGTGTTTTCAATTGATAATTGTTTCTCGacctctttctttctcctgCACTCTCACGCTCTCCCTCTTCTTCCTCATCACACTAACCACATTGCTCTCCCCAACCCTCGTTGTCACTTACTTTCACCCCAGCCCTGCCACTATCAAAGCATTGATCTGACAAACCATAAGTGGCTTCTATGTTGGCATCCACAACGGCTGCATCTCTTGGGGTGATGAAATGCTCGAAAACCCTCTCAACTTCAGCGGTGTGGCTAGGTCACTAGCCACACCCCTGATGCCCCCAACCACTTTCAAGAATGTTGCACTTTTCTCCAAGAAGTCG of Quercus lobata isolate SW786 chromosome 8, ValleyOak3.0 Primary Assembly, whole genome shotgun sequence contains these proteins:
- the LOC115956086 gene encoding uncharacterized protein LOC115956086 isoform X1, giving the protein MRSSPVVHSVLTQNSCDSEIQLDTVDELQSDKSSFKECNLGDETGNFGLCTESNTYSSRFQLEQDVNRLQQQLQEEMELHAVLEKAIEKNAMKLSSQSHLPHQAQELLSNIALLEVTVSKLEQDMVSLHFQLSQERNERRLAEYRLRHSSFPSIPRCSSDILNKLISPSLRCSKHSISIVGDAREDNSSQELQDQPLESTDKYEESMIENGVDAVVLYHNKKMSMKIDSKSVQAVEFRKLPKGMPTKGLWDHPNQLSEEMMKCMKNIFISLADSAIPSKSSVSESHCSPLSPRGHLSNLSWWSSSERSMISSWVQSPQVDVKSNSEVLASENACDPYRVRGKLSWADVGNYGLATEVSWMSVGKKQLEYAAGALRRFRTLVEQLAKVNTIHLSCDEKLAFWINLYNALIMHAYLAYGVPRSDLKLFSLMQKDMEIKVLSIIKYKYTAFNLGHEENTPAGSVHREGWRCQISRDSYVKGTLDLEVALFRFG
- the LOC115956086 gene encoding uncharacterized protein LOC115956086 isoform X2, producing the protein MNFRVINHPLRSAILEMRLEILDCALKAILILPGSSLNRILQQQLQEEMELHAVLEKAIEKNAMKLSSQSHLPHQAQELLSNIALLEVTVSKLEQDMVSLHFQLSQERNERRLAEYRLRHSSFPSIPRCSSDILNKLISPSLRCSKHSISIVGDAREDNSSQELQDQPLESTDKYEESMIENGVDAVVLYHNKKMSMKIDSKSVQAVEFRKLPKGMPTKGLWDHPNQLSEEMMKCMKNIFISLADSAIPSKSSVSESHCSPLSPRGHLSNLSWWSSSERSMISSWVQSPQVDVKSNSEVLASENACDPYRVRGKLSWADVGNYGLATEVSWMSVGKKQLEYAAGALRRFRTLVEQLAKVNTIHLSCDEKLAFWINLYNALIMHAYLAYGVPRSDLKLFSLMQKDMEIKVLSIIKYKYTAFNLGHEENTPAGSVHREGWRCQISRDSYVKGTLDLEVALFRFG